From one Flavobacterium kingsejongi genomic stretch:
- a CDS encoding transposase, which translates to MGGFFGVNGKKLQRQYKKHLSSFSTWAQREHAHEWIIYPENIGTHLSIDEVALSQGELFTIVTNKEAKGKKGCLVAIIAGTKADQVIEHICKIDYKKRSWVQEITLDMANSMKLISKKCFPKAVQVTDRFHVQKLALEALQEIRIKYRWEAMDTENRFILQAEKEKKTYLPDLLSNGDSVKQLLARSRYVLYKSRDKWTERQNERAQLLFGLYPDIKKAYSLTQQLRGIYNNHNNKHVAMTKLAHWYRNVEESGFKNFNILLNTITVNYQSILNYFDNRSTNASAESFNAKVKAFRSQFRGVRKVDFFLFRLSNLFG; encoded by the coding sequence ATTGGAGGTTTCTTTGGAGTCAATGGGAAAAAGTTACAAAGACAATACAAAAAACATTTAAGCTCCTTTAGTACGTGGGCTCAACGTGAACATGCACATGAGTGGATTATTTATCCTGAAAATATAGGTACCCACTTGTCAATTGATGAAGTAGCCTTGTCTCAGGGTGAGCTTTTTACTATTGTAACCAATAAGGAAGCTAAAGGTAAAAAAGGTTGCCTAGTTGCTATTATTGCAGGGACAAAGGCAGATCAGGTCATTGAACATATCTGTAAAATTGATTACAAAAAAAGAAGTTGGGTTCAAGAAATAACACTTGACATGGCTAATTCCATGAAGTTGATTTCCAAAAAATGTTTTCCAAAAGCGGTACAGGTTACCGATAGATTTCATGTTCAAAAATTAGCTCTAGAAGCATTACAGGAGATTAGAATAAAATATCGTTGGGAAGCGATGGATACTGAGAATCGATTCATATTACAAGCGGAAAAAGAAAAAAAAACTTATCTCCCAGATCTTTTATCTAATGGAGACTCTGTAAAACAGTTGCTCGCCAGAAGTAGATATGTTCTTTATAAATCCCGCGATAAATGGACCGAAAGACAAAATGAACGAGCCCAATTGTTATTTGGCTTATATCCCGATATTAAAAAGGCATACAGTTTAACCCAACAACTACGAGGTATTTACAACAATCATAACAATAAACACGTTGCGATGACAAAATTGGCACATTGGTACAGGAATGTAGAGGAGTCAGGGTTTAAAAATTTTAATATCCTTTTAAATACTATAACGGTTAATTACCAGTCAATCTTAAACTATTTTGACAATAGAAGTACAAATGCTTCAGCAGAATCTTTTAATGCTAAAGTAAAAGCATTTAGAAGTCAATTTAGAGGAGTGCGTAAAGTAGATTTCTTCTTATTTAGATTATCTAATCTTTTTGGGTAA
- a CDS encoding SMI1/KNR4 family protein, translated as MTPEELNKFELEIELSLPEDYKAHMLKYNGGTPLSYYFYFGEPEDGIRLSYFFSIEYGALLVEKQDYLPKMHISIGKTETGYLSMSLDEENFGAIYVYYSEVELELIATSFTEFLNGLIDYSDDFENQ; from the coding sequence ATCACTCCAGAGGAATTAAATAAGTTTGAACTAGAAATAGAGCTATCGCTACCAGAAGATTATAAAGCCCATATGTTAAAATATAATGGAGGAACTCCATTAAGCTATTATTTCTATTTTGGAGAACCTGAAGATGGTATACGCCTATCTTATTTCTTTTCTATCGAATACGGTGCTTTGCTCGTAGAAAAACAAGATTATTTACCCAAAATGCATATTAGTATTGGTAAAACAGAAACAGGTTACCTATCTATGTCTCTTGATGAAGAAAATTTCGGCGCTATATATGTATATTATTCTGAAGTAGAATTAGAACTTATAGCCACCTCGTTTACAGAGTTTTTAAATGGCTTAATAGATTACTCTGATGATTTTGAAAACCAGTAA
- a CDS encoding HNH endonuclease: MGIKPSVGEKILVELKLTWHHLDDLDENLKGTMQLIQTDIHIATLPHKGSPIQIKTVLDIK; this comes from the coding sequence ATGGGAATTAAACCTTCAGTAGGTGAAAAAATACTGGTCGAATTAAAATTGACTTGGCATCATTTAGATGATTTAGATGAAAATTTAAAAGGTACTATGCAACTAATCCAGACAGACATCCATATAGCAACTTTACCTCATAAAGGTAGCCCTATACAAATAAAAACTGTTTTAGATATTAAATAA
- a CDS encoding transposase, translating to MTPIELLKFMLPDFLVDHFEVVSSTNTEEILHLYFEENAKPPSEFNGLQLISKGFQDEITIQDFPLRGKFVYLHIKRRRWTNKDTSEIVKRDWNLVAKGTRMTQEFAAFLKEINR from the coding sequence ATGACCCCAATAGAGCTATTGAAGTTTATGCTTCCTGATTTTTTAGTTGACCATTTTGAAGTGGTTTCTTCTACTAATACAGAAGAAATATTACACCTATACTTTGAAGAGAATGCCAAACCTCCGTCAGAATTTAATGGACTTCAGTTAATCTCAAAGGGTTTCCAGGATGAGATCACTATTCAGGACTTTCCTTTGAGAGGGAAGTTCGTGTATCTACACATCAAAAGACGTCGCTGGACCAATAAAGACACAAGTGAGATCGTTAAAAGAGATTGGAATCTAGTTGCCAAGGGAACCCGCATGACTCAGGAGTTTGCGGCTTTTTTAAAAGAAATTAATAGATAA